A single Brevundimonas sp. SL130 DNA region contains:
- a CDS encoding prephenate dehydratase domain-containing protein, giving the protein MTETDTPRPTDAPAYSRVAFQGALGAFSHEACLALRPWDKPIPHATFAEALEALTTGQCDMALIPIENSTIGPVEPAATLVRESGLKVLADVWRPIRHALMGINGARMADLRTVESHPIALAQCAGTLKAMPLKIIEHFDTAGAARDVAEAGDPTRAAIAPVGAAEVYGLSILRNDLQDSSDNQTRFLLLSA; this is encoded by the coding sequence ATGACCGAGACCGACACCCCCCGCCCGACCGACGCGCCCGCCTATTCCCGTGTGGCCTTTCAAGGTGCGCTCGGCGCCTTCAGCCACGAGGCCTGCCTGGCTCTGCGCCCCTGGGACAAACCCATACCCCATGCGACCTTCGCCGAAGCCCTGGAAGCCCTGACGACGGGTCAGTGCGACATGGCCCTCATTCCCATTGAGAACTCGACCATCGGCCCGGTCGAACCGGCCGCCACCTTGGTGCGTGAATCAGGGTTGAAGGTGTTGGCCGACGTCTGGCGCCCCATCCGCCACGCCCTGATGGGGATCAACGGAGCGCGGATGGCGGACCTTCGAACGGTCGAAAGCCATCCCATCGCCCTGGCCCAATGCGCGGGGACGTTGAAGGCCATGCCTCTGAAGATCATCGAACATTTCGACACCGCCGGGGCCGCCCGGGACGTGGCGGAGGCGGGCGATCCGACCCGGGCCGCCATTGCGCCCGTGGGGGCGGCCGAGGTCTATGGCCTGTCGATTTTGCGCAACGATCTTCAGGATTCCAGCGATAACCAAACGCGTTTTCTCCTCTTGTCCGCCTGA
- a CDS encoding class II 3-deoxy-7-phosphoheptulonate synthase → MTRWTPESWRTKTALHMPADYPDPHALTLVEDELRALPPLVFAGEARRLTSKLSQVERGEAFLLQGGDCAESFKEFSTDNIRDTFRLILQMAVVLTFAGRKPVVKVGRIAGQFAKPRSSPLEEIDGVELPSYRGDIINGMAFTPEERAPDPQRLIRAYNQSASTLNLLRAFAGGGYADLYNIHRWTLGFAGDNAAGAQYRELADKITEALAFMEAVGVTPETHPDLSRVEVFTSHEALLLNVESALTRLDGGSGEWFDTSAHMLWIGERTRQLDGAHVEFMKGIKNPIGVKCGPTMTADDLLPLIDALNPDNVSGRLTLIGRFGHDKVGERLPKLMREVKASGRKVIWSIDPMHGNTLKAGNGYKTRPFDRILGEVRTFIDVAEAEGVHPGGVHLEMTGQNVTECIGGAQAVTEDDLSNRYHTHCDPRLNADQALELAFLVAERLKAGRVSQSKAA, encoded by the coding sequence CGGACTATCCAGACCCCCATGCCCTGACCCTGGTCGAGGACGAGCTGCGCGCCTTGCCGCCGCTCGTCTTCGCCGGCGAGGCGCGACGCCTGACGTCGAAACTGTCCCAGGTGGAGCGAGGCGAGGCCTTCCTGCTCCAGGGCGGCGACTGCGCCGAGAGCTTCAAGGAGTTCTCGACCGACAATATCCGCGACACCTTCCGCCTGATTCTGCAGATGGCGGTTGTTCTGACCTTCGCCGGGCGCAAGCCCGTGGTGAAGGTGGGACGGATCGCCGGTCAGTTCGCCAAGCCGCGCTCGTCCCCGCTGGAAGAGATCGACGGCGTCGAACTGCCCAGCTACCGCGGCGACATCATCAACGGCATGGCCTTCACGCCTGAAGAGCGCGCGCCCGATCCGCAGCGTCTGATCCGCGCCTACAACCAGTCGGCCTCGACCCTGAACCTGCTGCGCGCCTTCGCCGGCGGCGGCTATGCCGATCTTTACAACATCCATCGCTGGACCCTGGGCTTTGCGGGCGACAACGCCGCCGGCGCCCAATACCGCGAGCTGGCCGACAAGATCACGGAGGCCCTGGCCTTCATGGAGGCGGTCGGCGTCACGCCCGAGACCCATCCCGATCTGAGCCGGGTCGAGGTCTTCACCAGCCACGAGGCCCTGCTGCTGAACGTCGAAAGCGCCCTGACGCGCCTGGACGGCGGTTCGGGCGAGTGGTTCGACACCTCGGCCCACATGCTGTGGATCGGCGAGCGCACCCGTCAGCTGGACGGCGCCCATGTCGAGTTCATGAAGGGGATCAAGAACCCCATCGGCGTGAAGTGCGGACCGACCATGACGGCCGACGATCTGCTGCCGCTGATCGACGCCCTGAATCCGGACAATGTCTCAGGCCGCCTGACCCTGATCGGCCGCTTCGGTCATGACAAGGTCGGCGAACGCCTGCCCAAGCTGATGCGTGAAGTGAAGGCCTCGGGCCGCAAGGTGATCTGGTCGATCGACCCGATGCACGGCAACACGCTGAAGGCCGGCAACGGCTACAAGACCCGGCCCTTCGACCGGATCCTGGGCGAGGTGCGGACATTTATTGATGTCGCGGAGGCCGAGGGCGTTCACCCCGGCGGCGTTCACCTGGAGATGACCGGCCAGAACGTCACCGAATGCATCGGCGGCGCCCAGGCCGTGACCGAGGACGACCTGTCCAACCGCTATCACACCCACTGCGACCCGCGCCTGAACGCCGACCAGGCGCTGGAGCTGGCCTTCCTGGTGGCCGAACGGCTGAAGGCAGGGCGAGTCAGCCAGTCCAAGGCCGCCTAG